Proteins encoded in a region of the Thunnus maccoyii chromosome 4, fThuMac1.1, whole genome shotgun sequence genome:
- the pdyn gene encoding proenkephalin-B, whose translation MEWYVLVLMLSLPPSIHTDCSSQCRKCAQQILSPDAAFSSLSCRAGCEGQLESCGHAPELADFSQDEAAEEEESQQADLVKRYGGFIKRIDKNKNKIFTSPWRDNYIVKAAALPKKYEDLLKKLGERDVDAPEDTSDAPEDQMLRSYVKRYGGFLRKFGPKSKRSSSVEQESQEPEELQKRYGGFMRRIRPKLNNLKWDKRYGGFLRRHFKISVRSVEEPSYSYDDLSQ comes from the exons ATGGAGTGGTATGTCCTGGTGCTGATGCTGAGCTTGCCGCCCTCCATCCACACAGATTGTTCTTCACAGTGTCGGAAATGCGCGCAGCAGATCCTCAGCCCCGACGCCGCCTTCAGCAGCCTG TCGTGCAGAGCGGGCTGTGAGGGGCAGCTGGAGAGCTGCGGACACGCTCCGGAGCTGGCGGACTTCAGCCAGGATGAAGCtgcggaggaggaagagagccAGCAAGCCGACCTGGTCAAACGCTACGGCGGTTTCATCAAGAGGATcgacaagaacaagaacaaaatcTTCACCTCTCCGTGGCGCGACAATTATATTGTGAAGGCCGCCGCGTTGCCCAAGAAATACGAGGACTTGTTGAAGAAGCTCGGGGAGAGAGATGTCGACGCGCCGGAGGACACAAGCGATGCTCCCGAGGATCAGATGCTCCGCAGTTATGTTAAACGTTACGGCGGCTTTTTACGCAAATTCGGCCCCAAGTCAAAGAGGAGTAGCTCCGTGGAGCAGGAGAGCCAGGAGCCCGAGGAGCTGCAGAAGCGTTACGGGGGCTTCATGAGGAGGATCCGACCAAAGTTGAACAACCTGAAGTGGGACAAGCGGTACGGAGGCTTTCTGCGCCGCCACTTCAAAATCTCTGTGCGCTCAGTCGAGGAGCCCAGTTATTCCTATGATGACTTGAGCCAATAA